In one window of Zingiber officinale cultivar Zhangliang chromosome 11A, Zo_v1.1, whole genome shotgun sequence DNA:
- the LOC122030914 gene encoding BTB/POZ domain-containing protein At3g50780-like, with translation MENFTLRRLEQGRARIRSVPIAVSPEGFWCCPSPAAIQRTLKNQDLQDNKQRSQLPPVDKRPSSTSLRSRLIAEDQKCLSSAIATPIPSKGTERPPKQKPEVPRKISVGFGQMETSDLKIMLHAKCGTSVRMSVHRNILAEHSSFFADKLSEQSPLPQIEILECDDVEIYVETVGLMYTKDAKHRLIKQSVPRVLRILKIAETLGFHACIKSCLDHLEAVPWDGEEEEKVVSAIRHLQDDGYGISPILNRVASGFCHPPNDTLSEIMELVLESSEDRGRREMKSLVLKLLKENLLVANGSADISVESLYASCRRCLESLLDLFRHASELAFADLSLENREPVVRRISLAADNLLWLVEILVDRHASDEFACLWASQNELAELHSRVPIASRHLVSCITSRLFVGIGKGELLPSKETRKRLLHVWLQPLIDDYGWLQHGRRGFDREVVEEGIGRTILTLPLEEQQSILLSWLGTFLKSGDSCPNLQRAFEVWWRRTFIRPYVERHGSILNSADRAT, from the exons ATGGAAAATTTCACACTGAGAAGGCTCGAACAAGGCCGAGCAAGGATCAGGAGTGTTCCAATCGCAGTcagcccggaagggttctggtGCTGCCCTTCGCCTGCAGCAATCCAGAGAACACTCAAGAACCAAGATCTTCAAGACAACAAGCAGAGATCACAGCTCCCTCCGGTGGACAAACGACCGTCTTCCACTTCACTGAGGTCCAGACTCATTGCTGAGGACCAGAAATGCCTCAGCTCCGCCATCGCCACCCCAATTCCATCAAAGGGCACTGAGAGGCCACCGAAGCAAAAGCCCGAGGTCCCGAGAAAGATATCTGTTGGGTTTGGTCAGATGGAGACCAGCGACCTCAAAATTATGCTGCACGCTAAGTGCGGCACTTCCGTGAGGATGAGCGTCCACAGGAACATTCTCGCAGAGCACAGCAGCTTCTTCGCCGATAAGCTCTCCGAGCAGTCTCCACTGCCTCAAATCGAAATTCTCGAATGTGACGACGTGGAGATTTACGTCGAGACTGTTGGGTTGATGTACACTAAAGATGCGAAGCACAGGTTGATCAAGCAGAGTGTTCCACGAGTTCTCCGGATTTTGAAG ATTGCTGAAACGCTCGGCTTCCATGCATGCATCAAGTCATGTCTGGATCACCTTGAAGCAGTGCCTTGGgacggagaagaagaggaaaaggtcGTGTCCGCGATCAGACATTTACAGGATGATGGGTATGGAATCAGTCCCATACTTAACCGAGTGGCCTCTGGTTTCTGTCACCCACCCAATGACACGCTCTCTGAAATAATGGAGCTGGTCCTGGAGAGCAGCGAAGACAGAGGCCGTCGCGAAATGAAGTCGTTGGTTCTCAAGCTTCTCAAGGAGAACCTCCTCGTGGCGAATGGATCCGCCGATATCAGCGTTGAGAGTTTGTACGCCTCGTGCCGGCGCTGCTTAGAGTCGTTGCTGGATCTCTTCCGACACGCATCGGAGCTCGCTTTCGCGGACCTGTCTCTGGAGAACAGAGAGCCGGTGGTGCGGCGGATCAGTCTGGCGGCGGACAATCTGCTATGGCTGGTGGAGATCTTGGTCGACCGGCACGCCTCCGACGAGTTCGCCTGCTTGTGGGCGAGCCAGAACGAGCTAGCGGAGCTGCACTCGAGGGTGCCCATCGCATCTCGGCACCTGGTGAGCTGCATCACCTCGAGGCTCTTCGTCGGCATCGGCAAAGGGGAGCTGCTTCCTTCCAAGGAGACGCGCAAGCGGCTTCTGCACGTCTGGCTGCAGCCGCTCATTGATGACTACGGCTGGCTGCAGCACGGCCGCAGGGGGTTCGATCGCGAGGTGGTggaagaagggatcgggaggaCGATTCTGACGCTGCCGCTGGAGGAGCAGCAGAGCATCCTGCTCTCTTGGCTGGGGACCTTCTTGAAGTCGGGTGACAGCTGCCCCAATCTGCAGAGGGCGTTTGAGGTGTGGTGGAGGAGGACCTTCATAAGGCCTTACGTCGAACGCCATGGGAGCATTCTGAATTCTGCAGATAGGGCTACTTGA
- the LOC122032558 gene encoding probable galacturonosyltransferase-like 1, translating to MSPPSLLAANLLLFLAILVPSSGAGAPSDGNSPTGMWRFREAPQFYNSPSCPPPLPAGPGAICSPNALVHVAMTLDVAYLRGSVAAVLSVLQHTACPQSVFFHFVATSAGGGGLDATISGAFPSLAFQIHSFDAEEPRVAALISTSIRAALDRPLNYARSYLSRLLPKCVRRVVYLDSDLVLVDDVMDLASTPIPDGVALAAPEYCNANFTSYFTPAFWTNPALSVAFEGRRACYFNTGVMVMELGRWRDGGYTEQIEEWMELQKRMRIYELGSLPPFLLVFAGRIAAVEHRWNQHGLGGDNYRGLCRDLHPGPVSLLHWSGKGKPWARLDAGRPCPLDALWAPYDLLLRNPIAIDES from the coding sequence ATGTCTCCTCCGTCGCTGCTCGCCGCgaaccttctcctcttcctcgccATCCTCGTGCCGTCTTCCGGCGCCGGAGCGCCCTCTGATGGCAATTCTCCCACCGGCATGTGGCGGTTCCGCGAGGCCCCGCAGTTCTACAACTCGCCGTCGTGCCCGCCGCCCCTGCCGGCGGGGCCCGGGGCGATCTGCTCCCCCAACGCGCTGGTGCATGTGGCGATGACCCTGGACGTGGCGTACCTCCGGGGCTCGGTGGCAGCGGTGCTCTCGGTGCTGCAGCACACGGCCTGCCCCCAATCCGTCTTTTTCCACTTCGTGGCCACCTCGGCCGGCGGCGGCGGTCTCGACGCCACTATCTCCGGCGCGTTCCCTTCCCTGGCCTTCCAGATCCACTCCTTTGATGCCGAGGAGCCGCGGGTGGCGGCGCTCATCTCCACCTCCATCCGCGCGGCGCTGGACCGGCCCCTCAACTACGCGCGCTCCTACCTGTCGCGCCTCCTGCCGAAGTGCGTCAGACGCGTCGTCTACCTCGACTCCGACCTCGTCCTCGTCGACGACGTGATGGATCTAGCATCCACTCCGATCCCCGACGGAGTGGCGCTGGCGGCGCCAGAGTATTGCAACGCTAACTTCACCTCCTATTTCACGCCCGCCTTCTGGACGAACCCGGCGCTCTCGGTCGCCTTCGAGGGCCGGCGCGCCTGCTACTTCAACACGGGGGTGATGGTGATGGAGCTGGGGCGGTGGCGCGACGGCGGCTACACGGAGCAGATCGAGGAGTGGATGGAGCTGCAGAAGCGGATGCGGATCTACGAGCTGGGCTCGCTGCCGCCCTTCTTGCTGGTCTTCGCGGGTCGGATCGCGGCGGTGGAGCACCGGTGGAACCAGCACGGCCTCGGCGGCGACAACTACAGGGGACTCTGCCGGGACCTTCACCCGGGGCCCGTCAGTCTCCTGCACTGGAGCGGGAAAGGTAAGCCGTGGGCGCGCCTCGACGCCGGCCGGCCCTGTCCCTTGGACGCCCTCTGGGCTCCCTACGACCTCCTCCTCCGCAATCCCATCGCCATTGACGAATCCTGA